One genomic region from Halobacteriovoraceae bacterium encodes:
- a CDS encoding isoleucine--tRNA ligase, which yields MTNQESQSQEQFSFVNSEHNVLKFWEESQIFKKSLEKTKGKKPYIFYDGPPFATGLPHHGHLVGSILKDIVPRYFTMKGRYVERRFGWDCHGLPIEHEIDKKLGMSAQDAVKKLGVAGYNNECRGIVSRYTTEWRKTIGRIGRWVDFDNDYKTMDKSFMESVWWVFKQLWDKDLIYQGTKVMPFSTALGTALSNFEAGQNYQDVQDPAVTVLFKMADENAYMAAWTTTPWTLPSNLGLCVGPDIDYVKVKDKEINKEIYIAETRLEAYAKKRDLEVLAQYKGADLKGRKYEPLYPFFAKFGHEGAFQVFADDYVSTDNGTGIVHTAPSFGEDDNRVMRQANIHLMACPIDDNGRFTDEVPDFQGQYVKDADKNIIKDLKNRGILFEQSVIVHSYPYCYRSDTPLIYKAIPSWFVKVEAIKERLIESNEQINWVPGHIKNGRFGKWLENARDWSISRNRIWGTPLPIWINEKTGKRICIGSIEELTKYTGLEVNDLHREFVDKLTFSIPGETGEYIRISDVLDCWFESGSMPYAQLHYPFENKKMFEEGFPAEFIAEGLDQTRGWFYTLTILATALFGRPAFKNVIVNGIVSAEDGRKMSKRLKNYTAPDELMEEYGADALRLYLINSGLVRAEEQRFADSGVKDMVRRALLPWFNSFKFFQTYATVDGWRANEHFKFGENIFDRWIISNLQTLKDTISTEMEAYRLYNVVPALFTFIEDLTNWYIRLNRARFWDKGLSEDKCFAYTTLYSALKELCTVMAPFAPFMSEYIFQELKSFGQQGLCESVHLENYPVADHFLMDPMLEDAVGRMQQIILLGRQKRNKEQIKVKTPLSRLTIIHKDQAILDEIKKLENYIRTELNIKNIVYSSDEDQFIKLYSKPNNPVLGKRFGKSFGKYRNSILNLTGDELGKFEELGEITIENEIFSEDDILVFREAKEGTQALSNRFISIDIDINLTAELIQEGLAREVVNRIQKTRKDKDFNVADRISVNYTGDQEIVNAIVKHSEYISKETLSDKLSEDSNLAEFEEFSIDGQSLKLAIKKN from the coding sequence GTGACTAACCAAGAGTCTCAATCTCAAGAACAATTTTCATTTGTCAACTCAGAGCATAATGTTCTTAAGTTTTGGGAAGAATCCCAAATTTTTAAAAAAAGCTTAGAAAAAACAAAAGGAAAAAAACCATATATTTTCTACGATGGGCCTCCATTTGCTACAGGTCTTCCTCACCATGGCCACCTCGTTGGTTCTATTCTAAAGGACATTGTCCCCAGATACTTTACAATGAAAGGTCGATATGTAGAGAGACGTTTTGGTTGGGACTGCCATGGCCTACCCATTGAACACGAAATAGATAAAAAACTTGGCATGTCAGCTCAAGATGCAGTCAAAAAACTGGGAGTCGCAGGTTATAATAATGAATGTCGTGGTATTGTCTCTCGTTATACTACTGAATGGCGCAAAACAATTGGACGTATTGGCCGGTGGGTTGATTTTGACAACGACTATAAAACCATGGACAAAAGTTTTATGGAGTCAGTATGGTGGGTATTCAAACAATTATGGGACAAAGATTTGATCTATCAGGGCACAAAGGTTATGCCATTTTCCACTGCCCTTGGTACGGCCCTTTCAAACTTTGAGGCCGGGCAAAATTATCAAGACGTTCAAGATCCTGCTGTCACAGTTTTATTTAAAATGGCCGATGAAAATGCTTATATGGCCGCCTGGACAACAACTCCCTGGACCCTTCCTTCAAATCTTGGGTTGTGTGTGGGACCAGACATTGATTACGTTAAAGTTAAAGACAAAGAAATTAATAAAGAAATCTATATTGCAGAAACTCGGTTAGAAGCTTATGCAAAAAAACGTGATTTAGAAGTACTTGCACAATACAAGGGTGCAGATCTTAAGGGGCGAAAATATGAACCTCTTTATCCATTTTTTGCCAAATTCGGGCATGAAGGGGCATTTCAAGTATTTGCAGACGACTATGTATCGACTGACAATGGAACAGGAATTGTTCACACGGCTCCTTCTTTCGGAGAAGATGATAATCGAGTGATGAGACAAGCAAATATTCACCTCATGGCCTGTCCTATTGATGACAATGGACGATTTACAGATGAAGTTCCTGACTTTCAGGGCCAATACGTAAAAGATGCTGATAAAAATATTATTAAAGACCTTAAAAACAGAGGAATTTTATTCGAGCAATCTGTTATTGTTCATAGTTATCCCTATTGTTACCGATCAGATACTCCTCTTATTTACAAAGCGATTCCTTCTTGGTTTGTTAAAGTTGAGGCCATTAAGGAACGCTTAATTGAATCTAACGAACAAATTAATTGGGTCCCTGGCCATATTAAAAATGGACGCTTTGGTAAGTGGCTTGAAAACGCAAGAGATTGGTCAATTTCAAGAAATAGAATTTGGGGAACACCACTTCCGATATGGATTAATGAAAAAACAGGAAAAAGAATTTGTATTGGCTCAATTGAAGAATTAACAAAATATACTGGATTAGAAGTCAATGACCTACACAGAGAGTTTGTTGATAAACTTACATTTTCTATACCGGGAGAGACCGGTGAATACATTCGAATTAGTGATGTTTTAGACTGTTGGTTTGAATCAGGATCAATGCCCTATGCCCAGTTACATTATCCTTTTGAAAATAAAAAAATGTTTGAAGAAGGTTTTCCCGCTGAATTCATTGCTGAAGGTTTAGATCAAACAAGAGGTTGGTTCTATACATTAACAATATTGGCAACAGCACTCTTTGGCCGTCCTGCCTTTAAAAACGTTATCGTCAACGGAATTGTTTCTGCTGAAGATGGTAGAAAAATGTCAAAGCGTCTCAAAAATTACACTGCACCAGATGAATTAATGGAAGAGTATGGTGCAGATGCCCTGAGATTATATTTAATTAACTCTGGATTAGTTCGTGCTGAAGAGCAACGATTTGCTGATTCAGGTGTGAAAGATATGGTTAGACGTGCACTACTTCCATGGTTTAATTCTTTCAAGTTTTTCCAAACGTATGCAACAGTAGATGGCTGGAGGGCCAACGAACATTTTAAATTTGGTGAAAACATTTTTGACCGTTGGATTATTTCAAATTTACAAACTTTAAAAGACACTATTTCTACAGAAATGGAGGCCTATCGTCTTTATAATGTAGTACCAGCACTCTTTACATTTATAGAAGATCTTACAAATTGGTATATAAGATTAAATCGAGCTCGTTTTTGGGATAAAGGATTAAGTGAAGACAAATGCTTTGCATACACTACTCTTTACAGTGCTCTAAAAGAGCTCTGCACTGTTATGGCACCATTTGCTCCGTTTATGTCAGAGTACATTTTTCAAGAATTAAAGTCCTTTGGTCAACAAGGTCTTTGCGAATCTGTTCACCTTGAAAATTATCCCGTTGCAGATCATTTTCTCATGGATCCTATGCTTGAAGATGCAGTCGGAAGAATGCAACAAATCATTTTGCTCGGCCGTCAAAAAAGAAATAAAGAGCAGATAAAGGTTAAAACTCCACTTTCACGTTTAACCATCATTCATAAAGATCAGGCGATCCTTGATGAAATTAAAAAGCTAGAAAACTATATCCGAACAGAACTTAATATTAAAAATATTGTGTATTCTTCAGATGAAGATCAATTTATCAAGCTCTACTCGAAGCCAAATAATCCTGTTTTAGGAAAAAGATTTGGAAAAAGTTTTGGAAAGTATAGAAATAGTATATTGAATCTAACTGGTGATGAATTAGGAAAATTTGAAGAATTGGGTGAAATTACAATTGAAAATGAAATCTTCTCTGAAGATGATATTCTTGTTTTTAGAGAGGCCAAAGAAGGTACTCAGGCCCTTTCAAATCGATTCATATCTATCGACATTGATATAAACCTTACCGCAGAACTCATTCAAGAAGGACTGGCCAGAGAGGTTGTAAATAGAATTCAAAAAACGAGAAAAGATAAAGACTTCAATGTTGCAGATCGGATTTCAGTTAACTACACAGGGGATCAGGAGATTGTAAATGCAATCGTGAAACATTCTGAGTATATCAGTAAAGAGACTCTATCTGATAAACTCTCCGAAGATAGCAATCTAGCTGAGTTTGAAGAATTTAGTATTGATGGACAAAGTTTGAAGTTAGCTATTAAAAAGAATTAA
- the lpdA gene encoding dihydrolipoyl dehydrogenase: MKSFDVIVLGAGPGGYVAAIRAAQLGNKVAIVEEDKLGGVCLNRGCIPTKALLKSAHSVHELAEFSKLGINIELKSLDGSQAVLRANQISDRISKGVAFLMKKNNIEVIYGSGVIKSQTALEVKSPKGHTDTYSFKKLIIATGAKYRTFPGLDHDGKRLIGAWEAVKLKELPKSIGIIGAGAIGVEFAYFWNAFGVDVHIFELQNHLLPIEDEESSKEVEKAYKKYGIKMSLGIEGISAKNNGNDVSFIVKENGKENIYHFDLGLIAVGMTGNVDNIGLENLGIKVDKGFIKVDSFYQTNISNIYAIGDVSGPPLLAHAASHEGVIAAEHLSGTHPHPLDKRNIPGCTYCYPQVASVGYTEKELKEEGIEYSVGKLPFSANGKAQASNETSGHIKVLMGKKHGEMLGAHIVGDNATELIHEYVLFRTMEGIDEEIFATVHPHPTLGEFLAEAVLASKNRALNF; encoded by the coding sequence ATGAAATCATTTGATGTAATTGTTTTAGGGGCAGGGCCAGGCGGATATGTGGCCGCAATAAGAGCTGCACAATTAGGAAATAAAGTGGCCATTGTAGAAGAGGATAAACTAGGTGGAGTTTGTCTCAACAGAGGATGCATCCCAACTAAGGCCCTTTTAAAATCTGCCCATTCAGTACATGAATTAGCAGAATTTAGTAAACTAGGAATAAATATTGAACTCAAAAGTTTAGATGGATCTCAAGCAGTTCTAAGGGCCAATCAGATCAGTGATAGAATTTCAAAAGGTGTGGCCTTTCTGATGAAAAAAAATAATATCGAAGTCATTTATGGCAGTGGGGTTATCAAATCTCAAACCGCCCTAGAAGTTAAGTCTCCTAAGGGTCATACTGACACATATTCGTTTAAAAAGCTAATCATCGCAACAGGTGCAAAATACAGAACTTTTCCAGGATTAGATCACGACGGAAAAAGATTAATCGGGGCTTGGGAGGCCGTGAAGTTAAAAGAACTTCCTAAGTCAATTGGTATTATTGGCGCAGGGGCCATAGGTGTTGAATTTGCTTATTTTTGGAATGCTTTTGGCGTAGACGTCCATATTTTTGAATTACAAAATCATCTCCTTCCCATAGAGGATGAGGAGAGTTCAAAAGAAGTTGAAAAGGCCTATAAAAAATATGGAATAAAAATGTCTTTGGGGATTGAAGGAATTTCAGCAAAAAATAACGGTAATGATGTCAGCTTCATTGTAAAAGAAAATGGTAAAGAAAATATTTATCATTTTGATTTGGGATTAATTGCTGTTGGAATGACCGGAAATGTTGACAATATTGGTTTAGAGAATCTGGGGATTAAGGTTGATAAGGGTTTTATAAAAGTAGATTCATTTTATCAGACAAATATTTCAAACATATATGCCATTGGAGATGTCTCTGGCCCTCCTTTGTTGGCCCACGCAGCTTCGCATGAAGGAGTCATTGCAGCTGAACATCTGTCAGGGACGCATCCTCATCCATTAGATAAGAGAAATATTCCTGGATGCACTTATTGCTATCCACAGGTAGCATCAGTAGGGTACACAGAAAAAGAATTAAAAGAAGAAGGGATTGAATACAGTGTTGGAAAATTACCTTTTTCGGCCAATGGAAAGGCCCAGGCCAGTAATGAGACTTCTGGACACATAAAGGTGCTTATGGGGAAAAAACATGGAGAAATGCTAGGGGCACATATTGTTGGTGATAATGCTACAGAATTAATCCATGAATATGTGTTATTTCGTACAATGGAGGGGATAGATGAAGAAATTTTTGCTACTGTTCATCCTCATCCCACTCTTGGTGAGTTTTTGGCCGAGGCCGTACTTGCATCAAAAAATAGAGCTTTAAACTTTTAG
- a CDS encoding KamA family radical SAM protein yields MGLTNIWRWAMNFKDIQNLKDLEKLYPEHILKRFPIAGKGPWKNVSDDDWNSWIWQQKTRIKDLKNLNFVINITEDEKRAFTASDEMFHMGITPYYSTLMDENDPKCPVRLQSVPQPGELSILDTDLEDPLGEEKDMPVPGITHRYPDRVLFYTTHNCPVYCRHCTRKRKVSDPSTSAANKQIEGGLTYIRNHPEIRDVILSGGDPLSLSNKKLEHIFSELRKMPHIELIRLGTRNLVTLPQRVDDELIEIMQKYAPIHVNTHFNHPKEMTREALLTSSRLALAGITMGNQTVLLKGVNDDVEIQKELCHKLLLMRIRPYYIYQCDLAQGISHFRTTIEKGIEIIEGLRGWTSGLAIPHFVIDAPGGGGKLPVGPEYFVKREGNKITLRNYEGKEFVYYEPEGAYEEYMKNKDELAKKTS; encoded by the coding sequence ATGGGCTTAACGAATATCTGGAGGTGGGCCATGAATTTCAAGGATATCCAAAATTTAAAGGATTTAGAAAAATTGTACCCAGAGCATATACTTAAACGTTTCCCAATTGCAGGTAAGGGCCCTTGGAAAAATGTTAGTGATGATGATTGGAACAGTTGGATATGGCAGCAAAAGACCCGTATAAAAGATCTCAAAAATCTCAATTTTGTTATAAATATCACAGAGGACGAAAAAAGAGCTTTCACGGCCAGTGATGAAATGTTTCATATGGGTATTACGCCCTATTACTCAACGTTAATGGATGAAAATGATCCGAAATGTCCAGTGAGATTACAATCGGTGCCACAACCGGGTGAATTATCAATATTAGATACAGATTTAGAAGACCCGCTTGGGGAAGAAAAAGATATGCCTGTACCTGGCATTACTCACCGTTATCCAGATAGGGTTTTGTTTTACACTACTCATAATTGTCCAGTTTATTGTAGGCATTGTACTCGAAAAAGAAAAGTTTCTGATCCTTCTACTTCGGCAGCAAATAAACAAATTGAAGGTGGTCTTACTTATATTAGAAACCATCCAGAAATTAGGGATGTCATTTTATCTGGAGGAGATCCTTTATCATTAAGTAATAAGAAGCTGGAACATATTTTCAGCGAACTCAGAAAAATGCCACATATTGAATTAATTAGACTAGGTACCAGAAATCTGGTGACACTTCCGCAAAGAGTTGATGATGAGTTGATAGAAATCATGCAAAAGTATGCTCCAATTCATGTCAATACACATTTTAATCACCCAAAGGAAATGACGAGAGAAGCACTCTTAACTTCTAGCAGATTAGCTTTGGCCGGTATAACAATGGGAAATCAGACTGTTCTACTGAAGGGAGTCAATGATGACGTTGAAATACAAAAAGAACTTTGTCATAAATTACTTCTGATGAGGATCAGACCTTATTATATTTATCAGTGTGATCTTGCTCAGGGAATTTCACATTTCCGAACGACAATTGAAAAAGGTATTGAAATCATTGAAGGACTAAGGGGATGGACATCGGGTTTGGCCATTCCACATTTTGTTATTGATGCTCCAGGAGGAGGTGGAAAATTACCAGTAGGGCCAGAGTACTTTGTAAAGCGAGAGGGAAATAAGATTACACTTCGCAATTATGAAGGAAAAGAATTTGTTTATTATGAGCCTGAAGGAGCATATGAAGAATACATGAAAAATAAAGATGAGTTGGCAAAGAAAACTTCCTAG
- a CDS encoding 2-oxo acid dehydrogenase subunit E2 — protein MARIEIVMPQMGESITNGTITRWNKSVGDAIELDEILFEISTDKVESEIPSPVEGKLVEILFPEGETVDVGIPVAVVDDDMNAEVVATSQAPAEKPSQAPVVPEIPVSNEEGSNDRRFYTPLVKKMAEEAGVPLCELSKVQGSGAGGRVNKQDLENFITNNGPVKSSQPPKSESVSTSSKAPSLPTGGVAQVRGAGERVEIIPMDNMRKAIAKNMVSSKLTSPHVSSISEVDVTHIVQYREKIKHDFKKREGVNLTYTHFFLWAITQALKEYPLVNASIEGDNIVVKKDINLGCAVAVPGNGLVVPVIRNIDTLNMVGIVRALDSLVQKARTRKLTMEELTGGTFTFTNVGSFGTLMATPVILQPQVGILAGGAIQKRVVVTKDNSIAIRDMLYLTHTYDHRLVDGELGGLFLEYICQKLRDLDPSSIVS, from the coding sequence ATGGCCAGAATAGAAATCGTTATGCCACAAATGGGTGAGTCAATTACTAACGGTACGATTACACGTTGGAATAAAAGTGTTGGAGATGCTATTGAATTAGATGAAATCCTTTTTGAAATTTCAACCGACAAAGTAGAATCTGAAATACCTTCACCTGTAGAAGGAAAACTTGTTGAAATTCTCTTTCCTGAGGGTGAAACAGTTGATGTGGGAATACCTGTTGCAGTAGTTGATGATGATATGAACGCTGAAGTGGTAGCAACTTCCCAAGCACCGGCCGAGAAACCTTCTCAAGCTCCGGTTGTCCCTGAAATTCCTGTATCAAACGAAGAGGGAAGCAATGATAGGAGATTCTATACTCCGTTGGTAAAAAAAATGGCAGAAGAAGCAGGAGTTCCACTTTGTGAACTTTCAAAAGTCCAAGGAAGTGGTGCAGGGGGTAGAGTTAATAAACAAGATCTTGAAAACTTTATCACTAATAATGGCCCCGTAAAATCATCACAACCTCCTAAATCTGAATCTGTATCTACATCTTCAAAAGCACCCTCTTTACCTACTGGAGGAGTTGCTCAAGTTAGAGGTGCAGGAGAGAGAGTGGAAATTATTCCAATGGATAATATGAGGAAGGCCATTGCCAAAAATATGGTGTCTTCAAAATTAACGTCACCTCATGTGAGTTCCATTTCAGAAGTAGATGTGACTCATATAGTTCAGTATAGAGAAAAAATTAAGCACGACTTTAAAAAACGTGAAGGTGTAAATCTCACTTATACACATTTCTTTTTATGGGCCATTACACAAGCTTTAAAGGAATATCCTCTCGTTAATGCCTCGATTGAAGGCGATAATATTGTCGTCAAAAAAGATATTAATTTGGGTTGTGCCGTTGCTGTTCCGGGAAATGGTTTAGTTGTACCAGTTATTAGAAATATAGACACCTTAAATATGGTAGGAATTGTAAGGGCCCTCGATTCTCTTGTACAAAAGGCCAGAACAAGAAAACTTACAATGGAAGAACTAACCGGAGGAACTTTCACATTTACAAACGTAGGTTCATTTGGAACTTTAATGGCCACTCCAGTTATATTACAACCCCAAGTAGGTATTCTAGCAGGTGGAGCAATACAAAAAAGAGTTGTGGTCACAAAAGATAATTCAATTGCTATCCGTGATATGCTTTACCTTACACATACCTATGATCACAGACTCGTGGATGGAGAGCTTGGTGGATTGTTTTTAGAATATATATGCCAAAAACTCAGAGACCTTGATCCAAGCTCTATAGTTTCTTAA
- a CDS encoding endonuclease: MYKILILLLISIRSYAFQNYYPKQFRENIKNGHLNPEQMKKDLQKIMYLSHIVSKNEDDLLVKNCEGKKNCFTHRVFSYQDARRILFGTLFLEKDELGIFLKDNYCNIIYRESSFKEAPIGKGKIPNHHFINCEHIWPQSKFNKTFSKDMQKSDLHHLLPVSSYANSTRGNYPFAEVEEVLNEHLCSPSSFGYDVESNQSSYEPPSHIKGDIARAMFYFSIKYNSPIDQYQEAVLRKWNQIDPVSSHEMIRNNLIYKIQYTRNPFIDIPALVDIIKDF, translated from the coding sequence ATGTATAAAATCTTAATCTTATTATTAATTTCAATAAGATCCTATGCTTTTCAAAATTATTACCCTAAGCAATTTAGAGAAAATATTAAAAACGGACATCTCAATCCAGAACAAATGAAAAAAGATTTACAAAAAATAATGTACTTAAGTCATATCGTTAGTAAAAATGAAGATGACTTACTTGTAAAAAACTGCGAAGGTAAAAAAAATTGTTTTACTCATAGAGTATTTTCCTATCAGGATGCAAGAAGAATTCTTTTTGGAACATTATTTTTAGAAAAAGATGAATTAGGGATATTTCTGAAAGACAATTATTGTAACATTATTTATAGAGAGTCATCTTTTAAAGAAGCGCCAATTGGAAAAGGAAAAATTCCAAACCATCACTTTATAAATTGTGAACACATTTGGCCTCAAAGTAAATTTAATAAAACTTTTAGCAAAGATATGCAAAAATCAGATTTACACCACCTTTTGCCTGTTAGTTCCTATGCAAACTCGACTCGAGGAAACTATCCTTTTGCTGAAGTTGAGGAAGTCTTAAACGAGCATTTATGCTCTCCCTCCAGTTTTGGTTATGATGTTGAGAGCAACCAATCTAGCTATGAGCCTCCATCGCATATCAAAGGCGACATTGCTCGGGCAATGTTCTACTTTTCTATCAAATACAATTCTCCAATAGATCAATATCAAGAAGCAGTCCTTAGAAAATGGAACCAGATAGATCCTGTCTCAAGTCATGAGATGATACGAAACAATTTAATCTATAAAATCCAATATACCAGAAATCCTTTTATCGACATACCTGCACTGGTAGATATAATTAAGGATTTCTAA
- the rpsU gene encoding 30S ribosomal protein S21 — translation MNYRDFNALSIVIDDRIGVERSLKRFKRMCESFGVVKEYRKRQEYKKPSVRLKEKLEAAEKRRRKTNSKIVRGRTKF, via the coding sequence ATGAATTATCGTGATTTTAATGCGTTATCAATTGTAATTGATGATAGAATTGGTGTTGAGAGATCTTTAAAAAGATTCAAGAGAATGTGCGAGTCTTTCGGTGTTGTTAAAGAATACAGAAAAAGACAAGAGTACAAAAAACCTTCTGTTCGTCTCAAAGAGAAGCTGGAAGCGGCCGAAAAGAGAAGAAGAAAAACAAATTCAAAAATTGTAAGAGGACGTACAAAGTTCTAA
- a CDS encoding replication-associated recombination protein A: MQTNLFDEPHSTKSPVLHPLAYRMRPQSFSQFYGHDSILKRFPMLRDKNPPSFIVWGPPGTGKTTLAHLVAKNANFNFYPFNAVLGGVNDLKKIIANAIEMKSINGRPSLLFVDEIHRFNKAQQDALLPYVEEGCFTLVGATTENPRSSVNKALLSRLHIIELKPLKEKDILSILERAKEDNNINCSIENLQFIASRCHGDTRKALNYLAEIEKNPNITETGLRKLILENAREYDRNQNRHYDVVSAFIKSMRGSDPDSSILWLAVMIDGGEDPVFIARRLVIFASEDIGNANPMALNLAVSTLLAVQNIGMPEARINLSQTVIFLACSPKSNSAYLAINKALEFVKNNATLEVPEHLKNFPDKNHPIKYKYPHSYPKNYTEQHYSDPRTPQFYEPSEQGEENLLKRHIENLTKV; the protein is encoded by the coding sequence ATGCAAACAAACTTATTTGATGAACCTCATTCTACAAAATCACCCGTTTTACACCCACTGGCATACAGAATGAGACCTCAAAGCTTCTCACAATTCTATGGGCATGATTCAATTTTAAAAAGATTTCCAATGCTACGTGATAAAAATCCACCAAGTTTTATTGTTTGGGGACCTCCTGGAACAGGCAAAACAACACTGGCCCATCTCGTTGCAAAAAATGCTAATTTTAATTTTTACCCATTCAATGCAGTGCTTGGAGGAGTCAATGATTTAAAAAAAATTATTGCAAATGCAATTGAAATGAAATCTATTAATGGAAGACCTTCTCTTTTATTTGTTGATGAAATCCATCGTTTCAATAAAGCACAACAAGATGCGCTACTCCCCTATGTTGAAGAAGGTTGTTTCACCCTTGTCGGAGCGACAACTGAAAACCCAAGAAGTTCTGTAAATAAGGCCCTATTATCAAGACTTCATATTATTGAGCTCAAACCTTTAAAAGAAAAAGATATTCTTAGTATTTTAGAGAGGGCCAAAGAAGATAATAATATTAATTGTTCAATTGAGAATCTGCAATTTATTGCAAGTAGATGCCATGGAGACACACGTAAAGCCTTAAATTACCTAGCTGAAATTGAAAAGAATCCAAATATAACTGAAACAGGGCTTAGAAAACTTATTTTAGAAAACGCTAGAGAATATGATAGAAACCAAAATCGACATTATGATGTGGTATCGGCCTTCATTAAAAGCATGAGAGGATCTGACCCGGATTCTTCGATCTTATGGCTTGCTGTTATGATAGATGGTGGAGAAGATCCAGTTTTTATAGCTAGAAGGCTAGTTATTTTTGCTAGTGAGGATATCGGAAACGCTAACCCAATGGCCTTAAATTTGGCCGTTTCTACGCTTTTGGCAGTTCAGAACATAGGTATGCCTGAGGCCAGAATAAATTTGTCCCAAACGGTTATCTTCTTGGCCTGTTCTCCCAAAAGTAATTCTGCCTATTTAGCAATTAATAAGGCACTAGAGTTTGTCAAGAACAACGCTACCCTTGAAGTTCCGGAGCATCTCAAAAACTTTCCCGATAAAAATCATCCCATTAAATACAAGTATCCTCATTCTTATCCTAAAAATTACACAGAGCAACACTATTCAGATCCGAGAACCCCTCAATTTTACGAACCCTCTGAGCAAGGCGAAGAAAATTTACTTAAAAGACATATTGAGAATCTGACAAAAGTTTGA
- a CDS encoding transposase: protein MLKNHELARANSDLGFYELRRQLKYKSALNDNVLFVADRFYPNSKKCGQCGKIKNDMKLKDRRYKCIHYGLDIDRDLKAAIT from the coding sequence ATGCTTAAAAACCACGAGCTTGCCCGAGCAAACAGTGATCTAGGTTTTTATGAGTTGAGAAGACAATTGAAATACAAATCAGCTCTTAACGACAATGTCCTTTTTGTGGCGGACAGATTTTATCCAAACTCAAAAAAGTGTGGCCAATGTGGCAAGATCAAGAATGACATGAAGCTTAAAGACAGAAGGTATAAGTGCATCCACTATGGATTGGATATTGACAGAGATTTAAAGGCGGCAATAACTTAG
- a CDS encoding 3'-5' exonuclease, protein MDKQLNKSEFLQSQINRLKQEKLLSIFPNGVLALDLETTGLSPVVDKIVEVSAIKVTPIGVSIFDEICDPEVTIDQSIIDIHGIDNQMVKGKRKIGAVLEDLIHFIEDLPIIAHNAKFDIGFLVFLMHQNKIFFPHSDIYCSCDFSRKVNKDVKNHKLGNLAKHFKIHLSNHHRALDDAYVSLELIIQGALNGQNDFIQKAKQFNFSDFKELDLMQIPKHLKSLVEFAFKQEPIQIKYAGGSKKNQFRPVKPVSILPTPSGTILYALCIETDTYKQYSLKKILEIKN, encoded by the coding sequence GTGGATAAACAACTGAATAAAAGCGAATTTCTGCAGTCACAAATAAACAGATTAAAGCAAGAAAAACTATTGAGTATTTTCCCAAATGGAGTCTTAGCTTTGGATTTGGAAACAACTGGATTATCACCTGTTGTTGATAAAATTGTCGAAGTTTCTGCAATAAAAGTGACGCCAATAGGGGTTTCAATTTTTGATGAAATCTGCGACCCTGAGGTTACTATAGATCAATCGATAATAGACATCCATGGTATCGACAATCAAATGGTAAAAGGTAAAAGGAAAATTGGGGCAGTTTTAGAAGACTTGATTCACTTTATCGAAGATTTACCGATCATAGCTCACAATGCTAAATTCGATATCGGCTTTTTGGTATTTCTAATGCACCAAAACAAGATTTTTTTTCCTCATTCAGACATTTATTGTTCATGTGATTTTTCAAGGAAAGTTAACAAAGATGTAAAAAATCACAAACTCGGAAATTTGGCCAAGCATTTTAAAATACATTTATCAAATCACCATAGGGCCTTAGATGATGCTTATGTCAGTTTAGAGTTAATCATTCAAGGTGCTTTAAATGGACAAAATGATTTCATACAGAAAGCAAAACAGTTCAATTTTTCAGATTTTAAAGAATTAGATTTAATGCAAATTCCAAAACATCTCAAAAGTTTGGTCGAGTTTGCCTTTAAACAAGAACCTATTCAGATAAAGTATGCTGGTGGCTCTAAGAAAAACCAATTTAGGCCAGTTAAACCCGTCTCCATACTTCCGACTCCGAGTGGAACAATTCTTTACGCACTATGTATCGAGACTGACACTTATAAGCAGTATTCATTAAAGAAGATTTTAGAAATAAAAAACTAA